CGCCGAGCGGGCGCATCGAGATCTTCTCGGAGGACATCGACAGCTTCGGCTACGACGACTGTGCGGGCCACGCCCGCTGGTACGAGCCGGCCGAATGGCTTGGCGGTGAGCGGGCCCGGCGTTATCCGTTGCACCTGTTGGCCAATCAGCCGGCGAGCCGGTTGCACAGCCAGCTCGACGGCGGCGCGACCAGTCAGTCGTCGAAAGTCCAAGGGCGCGAACCGGTCCGCATGCACCCGTCGGACGCCGCCGCCCGCGGCCTGACCGACGGCGAGGTGGTGCGGGTGTTCAACGACCGGGGCGCGTGCCTGGCCGGCGTGGTGATCGACGACGGCATGTTGCCCCGAGTGGTGCAGCTCTCGACCGGCGCGTGGTACGACCCGGCCGATCCCGCCGACCCGGATTCTTTGTGTTTGCACGGAAATCCGAATGTGCTCACCGATGACGTCGGCACGTCATCTCTGGCCAAGGGCTGCACGGGTGCCCACGTACTCGTCGAGATCGAGAAGTTCTGCGGGCCGGTTCCGCCGGTCCGCGCGCACGAACCGCCGGTCATCCGTCCACTGCACTGAGATCGGCGATTTTCCGGATTTCCGCGTGACAACCGCGCGCCGGTGCGAGGATTCCTTTTGCTGATTCGGCAGAAGGAGACATGGGCCGATGGGTATCGACGCGCGTTCCATTCCTCGCACCATCCTGGTCACCGCGGTGGTGCTGATCGGCGCAGTCGCACTCGCGTTCGCCTCGACGATCTCGTCGGCCGTGCGCCTCGTGGCTACGTATGCGTTGATCGTGCCCGGCACCGGCACGCCGAATCCGGCTGTGGTGCAGAACTACATGGAGAACGCGGTCGACCACTACCTCGTGCCAGGCGGGGACTGCGTCGGCGGATGCGAACCTCCCATCGCGGTCCCCTACATCGCCCAGTTCTGGCCGATTCCGCTTCCCGGCTGGGGCGGACTCGAAGGCGCCAAGTGGAACGTCTCGGTGGCCAGTGGCGTCACCAGCCTGACCACCACGTACAACGACGTGTTGGTCGGTCCCGGCTTCACCGACGACGATCACATCTCGATCTTCGGGTACTCGCAGGGCGCCACGGTGTCGAGCATCGTCAAGGGCAACCTCGACAACCCCGCCAATGCCGACCAGCTCAACTTCTTCTTCATCGGCAACCCGCAACGCCCCAACGGCGGATTCTTCGAGCGCCTCGCGTTCCTCGGCACGGTGCCGATCCTCGACGCGACCTTCGGCAACCCGACGCCCACCGATACGTGTGAGCACTCCGACGGCACCCACTGCGCCACCGACTTCGCGCTGATGTACGACGGGGTCGCCGATTTCCCCGCGTACCCGTTGAACCTGTTGGCGACGGCGAACGCGCTGGCCGGGTTCTGGTATGTGCACGGCACGTACCTCGCGCCCGACGACGACGAGCCGCCGACCGCCACGCCGTACGGCTACACGCCGGCGGAGATCCAGGCCGCGATCGCCGCCGCCAACGAACCCGACGGGTGCACGGCCGCCAATCACTGCCAGCGCCACGGCGACACGATCTACGTGACGCTGCCGGCTCGAACCCTGCCGATCATGCAGCCGCTGCTGGATCTCGGGACCGCCACAGGCACCTCGGCGCTCGTCATCCCGATCGTCGACCTGATCTCACCGCTCACCCAGACCCTGATCGAGACCGGGTACAACCGCGCCGATTACGGCAGACCCACCCCCGCCGGGCTGATCCCACGCATCGATCCGGTGAAGCTGGTGCAAGACCTCATCAACGACATCCCGGAGGGCATCAACGCCGCGTTGACACCTGGCCTCACCCCGCTGCCCGGGTCGACCACCGTCACGGTCCAGGCGCCGGTCGCGCAGCGCACCGACACCGGGAATCGCGTCCAGACCGGCACGGATGACACCACCGACCATGCCGCGGCCCCGAACACAGACACCGACCCGGCCACCGGCGGGAACACTGATCCTGCCGATGCCACCACCGGTCCGGACCCCACGGATGCCCTCGCCGTGACGCAAGCCGCTGACGAGAGCGAGCCGTTGGCCGAAACGCCGAAGGCGAACCGTAAACCGGTCATCCGCATCAGCCCGGTCGCCCAGCCGAACGAGGCGACGACTGCCGGCGTTCCGAAGGCCGAGCGACCGTCCCTGCGCAAGGCCCTCGGTCTCAAGGGGCATCCGGTCCGCGATCTCGTGAAGTCGGTCGGCAAGGCACTCGGCGTCAACGGCCGCCCGGCCAAAACCGGCACCCAAGCCACCGACGACTCGAAGGACGCCAAGGACTCGAAGACGACGTCCGCTACGAAAGACGCGGCCTGACCGCGAGCCCTACTGGAACGTGGCGTACTCGCGCAGCGTGGCCGCGAGCGGCGCGGGAACGCGCGCCTTGATGCGGGTACCGGCATCGGTGTGATCGGTCGCATCGACGCGGCCGTCGGCATGGACGCGGGCGACGAGATCGCCGCGGTCGTAGGGAATCGTCACATCGACCGTGGCGTCGGTGGATTCCACCAACTCCCCCATACGGGACCGAAGTTTGTCGAGCCCGTCGCCGGTCCGCGCCGAGACGAACACCGCATCGGGCAGGGCCCGGCGTAGTTGGGCCAGGCCCAAGCCGGTGGCCGCGTCGATCTTGTTGACCACCAACAACTCCGGCGGCGGCGCGACGTCGTACTCGGCGACGACCTCGTTGATCACCGTGTGCACCGCGTTGATCTGGGCCAGTGGATTGACGTCGGACCCGTCGACCACGTGGATCAGCAGATCGGCGTCGACGACCTCTTCCAGCGTGGAGCGGAAGGCCTCGACCAGCTGGGTGGGCAGGTGCCGCACGAACCCGACGGTGTCGGTCAGGACGAATGGCCTTCCGTCGTCGAATTCGCCACGGCGCGTGGTGGGTTCGAGGGTCGCGAACAACGCGTTCTCGACCAGCACGCCGGCGCCGGTGAGGGCGTTGAGCAGGCTGGACTTGCCTGCGTTGGTGTAGCCGACGATCGCGACCGAGGGGATCTCGCTGCGCCGCCTGCCGCCGCGCTGCGTATCGCGGATCTTCTTCATCTCGCGAATGTCACGGCGCAACTTCGCCATTCGCTCACGGATGCGGCGGCGGTCCGTCTCGATCTTGGTCTCACCGGGACCGCGGGTGCCCACGCCGCCGCCCGCACCGCCCGCGCGTCCGCCGGCCTGCCGGGACATCGATTCACCCCAGCCGCGCAGCCGCGGCAGCATGTACTCCATCTGCGCCAGCGACACCTGGGCCTTGCCTTCGCGACTGGTCGCGTGCTGGGCGAAGATGTCGAGGATCAATGCCGTGCGGTCGATGACCTTGACCTTGACGGCCTTCTCCAACGCGGTGAGCTGGGCCGGTGACAGCTCACCGTCGCAGATCACGGTGTCGGCGCCGGTGGCGAGCACCACCTCGCGTAGTTCGGCGGCCTTGCCCGAGCCGATGTAGGTGGACGGGTCGGGTTTGTCGCGGCGCTGGATGAGCCCTTCGAGCACCTCGGAGCCCGCGGTCTCGGCGAGCGCGGCCAACTCGGCCAGGCTCGCCTCGGCGTCGGCGGCGGAACCTTCGGTCCACACCCCGACCAACACGACGCGCTCCAGCCGCAGCTGGCGGTATTCGACTTCGCTGACGTCGGCGAGTTCGGTGGACAGCCCGGCGACACGGCGCAGTGAGGCGCGATCTTCGAGGGCCAGCTCACCGGTGCTGGGCGCGACGGAATTCTCTGGATGGGTCATATGTACTTCCAGGTTGGCACGGCCGACGGGTATCGCGCACCCCAATTAGCCGGCAACGGCGTCCCACCAGCGCGGATCCAGTTCGCCGCGGGCCACCAGAACCGACGGTCCGCGCAGGTAGCTGGTGGATTCGGTGACCGTGACGGTCACCTCGCCGCCGGGAACCCGTACGCGCAAGGTCCCGCTGTCGGCGCCCTCGTGGGCAAGCGCCGCGACGGTCGCCGCGACCGTTCCGGTGCCGCACGACCGGGTCTCGCCGACGCCACGCTCGTGCACACGCATCGACACCACGCCGTCGGCCGGCGCCGTGAGCACCTCGACATTGACGCCTTCGGGGAACATGTCGGGATCGAACGACACCGGCGCGCCGACGTCGAGGACCGCGAGATCGTCGTCGCTGATCCCCACGCACGCCAGGTGTGGGTTGCCGACGTCGACGGCCAGCCCGTCGAAGCTGCGGCCGCCCACCACGGCGGTTCCGGTGCCGAACTGGTTCGCCTTGCCCATCTCGACGGTCACCTCGGCGGTGGTCGCGTGCGCCGGGTCGAATCCGTGCAGGACGACGGGCCGTGGGCCGGCCAGCGAGCCGACGACGAACTCGTCGGCGGTCTCCAGGCCCGAGGCCCGCAGATAGTGGGCGAACACACGCACACCGTTTCCGCACATCTGCGCGATCGACCCGTCGGCGTTGCGGTAGTCCATGTACCAGTCACCGGCGGACACGCCGTCGGGCAGCCGATCGAAGACCCCCGCGGTCTGGGCCGCACCGGCCCGGGTCACCCGCAGCACGCCGTCGGCGCCGAGTCCGCGGCGGCGGTCGCACAATGCGGCGACCGCGGCCGGGGTGAGCGACAGCTGCGCGTCGAGGTCGGGCAGCACCACGAAGTCGTTCTCGGTGCCGTGCCCCTTGGCGAAGATCACCTGTTCAGGATACGGCTCGCCACACCCGCACCGCGTCGTCCACCAGGCCCTCCGCCGAGCCGTCGAGCCACACCACCCGGTGGTCGCGCCGGAACCACGACCGTTGGCGGCGCACGTACCGGCGGGTGCCGATGAACGTCGGTTCCCGCGCGGCCGATCCGTCACCGCCCGCGTCCAGATCGGCGAGCACCTGCGCGTATCCCAATGCCCGTACGGCCGTGACGCCGTCGCGCAGCCCGCACCGCAGCAGGCCCCGCACCTCGCGCACCAGTCCGTCGTCGAACATCTTGTCGGTCCGCTGAGCCAGGCGCTCATCGAGAACCGCGGTGTCCCAATCCAATCCGATGATGGCGGTGTCCCAACGCGGTGCGCCGATCGTGGGCGCCGACGCCGCGAAGGGCTTCCCGGTGAGCTCCACGACCTCCAGTGCGCGCACGACCCGTCTGCCGTCGGTCGGCAGGATCGACGCCGCGGCCGCCGGGTCGACGCGCGCCAGTTCGGCGTGCAGCGCGGCGACGCCGATCTCGGCCAACCGCGCCTCCCACCTGGCACGCACCGCAGGGTCGGTGGCGGGGAACGCCCATTCGTCGAGCAGCGACTGGATGTAGAGCATCGATCCGCCGACGATGACCGGTGTCGCGCCGCGCGCGGCGATCGCCTCGATGTCGGCGGCCGCGGCCTGCTGGTAGCGCGCGACCGTCGCGGTCTCGGTGACGTCGAGCACGTCGAGTTGGTGGTGCGGGATCCCGCGCCGCTCCTCGACGGTCAGCTTGGCTGTGCCGATGTCCATTCCGCGGTACTGCTGCATGGCGTCGGCGTTGACGATCT
This genomic window from Mycolicibacterium goodii contains:
- the hflX gene encoding GTPase HflX, giving the protein MTHPENSVAPSTGELALEDRASLRRVAGLSTELADVSEVEYRQLRLERVVLVGVWTEGSAADAEASLAELAALAETAGSEVLEGLIQRRDKPDPSTYIGSGKAAELREVVLATGADTVICDGELSPAQLTALEKAVKVKVIDRTALILDIFAQHATSREGKAQVSLAQMEYMLPRLRGWGESMSRQAGGRAGGAGGGVGTRGPGETKIETDRRRIRERMAKLRRDIREMKKIRDTQRGGRRRSEIPSVAIVGYTNAGKSSLLNALTGAGVLVENALFATLEPTTRRGEFDDGRPFVLTDTVGFVRHLPTQLVEAFRSTLEEVVDADLLIHVVDGSDVNPLAQINAVHTVINEVVAEYDVAPPPELLVVNKIDAATGLGLAQLRRALPDAVFVSARTGDGLDKLRSRMGELVESTDATVDVTIPYDRGDLVARVHADGRVDATDHTDAGTRIKARVPAPLAATLREYATFQ
- the dapF gene encoding diaminopimelate epimerase, producing the protein MIFAKGHGTENDFVVLPDLDAQLSLTPAAVAALCDRRRGLGADGVLRVTRAGAAQTAGVFDRLPDGVSAGDWYMDYRNADGSIAQMCGNGVRVFAHYLRASGLETADEFVVGSLAGPRPVVLHGFDPAHATTAEVTVEMGKANQFGTGTAVVGGRSFDGLAVDVGNPHLACVGISDDDLAVLDVGAPVSFDPDMFPEGVNVEVLTAPADGVVSMRVHERGVGETRSCGTGTVAATVAALAHEGADSGTLRVRVPGGEVTVTVTESTSYLRGPSVLVARGELDPRWWDAVAG
- the miaA gene encoding tRNA (adenosine(37)-N6)-dimethylallyltransferase MiaA, whose protein sequence is MNRPLAVIGPTGTGKSALALEFAERVGGEIVNADAMQQYRGMDIGTAKLTVEERRGIPHHQLDVLDVTETATVARYQQAAAADIEAIAARGATPVIVGGSMLYIQSLLDEWAFPATDPAVRARWEARLAEIGVAALHAELARVDPAAAASILPTDGRRVVRALEVVELTGKPFAASAPTIGAPRWDTAIIGLDWDTAVLDERLAQRTDKMFDDGLVREVRGLLRCGLRDGVTAVRALGYAQVLADLDAGGDGSAAREPTFIGTRRYVRRQRSWFRRDHRVVWLDGSAEGLVDDAVRVWRAVS
- a CDS encoding PE-PPE domain-containing protein yields the protein MGIDARSIPRTILVTAVVLIGAVALAFASTISSAVRLVATYALIVPGTGTPNPAVVQNYMENAVDHYLVPGGDCVGGCEPPIAVPYIAQFWPIPLPGWGGLEGAKWNVSVASGVTSLTTTYNDVLVGPGFTDDDHISIFGYSQGATVSSIVKGNLDNPANADQLNFFFIGNPQRPNGGFFERLAFLGTVPILDATFGNPTPTDTCEHSDGTHCATDFALMYDGVADFPAYPLNLLATANALAGFWYVHGTYLAPDDDEPPTATPYGYTPAEIQAAIAAANEPDGCTAANHCQRHGDTIYVTLPARTLPIMQPLLDLGTATGTSALVIPIVDLISPLTQTLIETGYNRADYGRPTPAGLIPRIDPVKLVQDLINDIPEGINAALTPGLTPLPGSTTVTVQAPVAQRTDTGNRVQTGTDDTTDHAAAPNTDTDPATGGNTDPADATTGPDPTDALAVTQAADESEPLAETPKANRKPVIRISPVAQPNEATTAGVPKAERPSLRKALGLKGHPVRDLVKSVGKALGVNGRPAKTGTQATDDSKDAKDSKTTSATKDAA